One Dioscorea cayenensis subsp. rotundata cultivar TDr96_F1 chromosome 17, TDr96_F1_v2_PseudoChromosome.rev07_lg8_w22 25.fasta, whole genome shotgun sequence DNA window includes the following coding sequences:
- the LOC120279967 gene encoding ADP-ribosylation factor-related protein 1, with product MFSLIYGLWKYWFSKTEFHVLILGIDKSGKTTLLEKLKSLYSNLEGLPPDRIVPTVGLNIGRLEAAQSKLVFWDLGGQIGLRTIWEKYYEEAHAIIYVIDAASLSSFESSKSALEKVLRHEDLRGAPLLILANKQDLPGAVSAEELARYLDLKELDERLYMFEAISAYDGMGIKNSIEWLVEVMERSKRTETLRIRAGAAGHV from the exons ATGTTCTCATTGATTTATGGGTTGTGGAAGTACTGGTTCAGCAAGACTGAGTTCCATGTTCTCATTCTTGGAATCGACAAGTCTGGGAAGACG ACTTTGTTAGAGAAGTTGAAGTCACTGTACTCAAATCTCGAAGGTCTTCCACCTGATCGCATTGTTCCAACAGTTGGGCTTAACATAGGCCGACTTGAAGCTGCACAATCAAAGCTTGTCTTTTGGGATTTAGGAGGTCAG ATTGGTTTACGCACTATTTGGGAGAAATATTATGAAGAGGCTCATGCCATAATATATGTGATTGATGCTGCTAGTCTGTCTTCTTTTGAAAGTTCAAAGTCTGCACTGG AGAAAGTTCTTCGACATGAGGATTTACGAGGAGCACCACTTCTGATTCTGGCAAACAAACAG GATCTTCCTGGAGCTGTTTCAGCGGAGGAACTAGCTAGATATTTGGATCTCAAAGAATTGGATGAAAGGCTTTATATGTTTGAAGCCATATCTGCATATGATGG AATGGggattaaaaactcaattgaatGGTTAGTGGAGGTTATGGAGAGAAGCAAAAGGACAGAAACGCTGAGAATCCGTGCAGGTGCAGCTGGGCATGTATAG
- the LOC120280781 gene encoding nicotinamide adenine dinucleotide transporter 1, chloroplastic-like produces the protein MSQDPHVPTPRDLLCNAIAGASAGAIAATFVCPLDVIKTRFQVHGLQRTHLSESHGSIIISSLERIVKAEGFRGLYRGLSPTILALLPTWAVYFTVYEKLKGLLHSHGAVDERNQLSLGANVIAASCAGAATATATNPLWVVKTRLQTQGMRPDVVPYTSTYSALGRILREEGIRGLYSGLLPSLAGVCHVAIQFPAYERIKSYLAKRENTTVDKLSLKNLAIASASSKVLASTMTYPHEVVRSRLQEQGHARNSANHYTGVADCIKKVFRKEGFPGFYRGCATNLLRTTPAAVITFTSYEMIQRFLRQVLPPEQNHS, from the exons ATGTCCCAAGATCCCCATGTCCCTACTCCCCGTGATCTTCTCTGCAACGCCATCGCCGGCGCTTCCGCTG GAGCCATTGCGGCTACATTCGTGTGCCCGCTTGATGTGATCAAGACGCGGTTCCAGGTTCATGGCCTCCAGCGCACGCATCTGTCCGAGAGCCATG GGAGTATCATTATTTCCAGCCTGGAAAGAATTGTAAAAGCAGAAGGCTTCAGAGGATTGTATCGTGGTCTCTCTCCTACAATTTTGGCTCTACTTCCAACCTGGGCA GTGTACTTCACTGTTTATGAGAAGCTCAAAGGCCTACTTCACTCACATG GTGCTGTTGATGAAAGAAACCAGCTCTCGCTTGGTGCAAATGTCATTGCTGCCTCCTGTGCAGGAGCTGCAACAGCTACTGCCACCAATCCATTGTGGGTTGTTAAGACAAGACTTCAA ACGCAAGGAATGAGGCCTGATGTGGTCCCTTATACAAGCACATATTCTGCTTTGGGAAGAATTTTGCGTGAAGAGGGTATTCGAGGACTATACAG TGGCCTTCTTCCTTCCTTGGCTGGTGTTTGCCATGTAGCTATTCAGTTTCCAGCGTATGAAAGGATCAAGTCTTACTTAGCAAAAAGAG AAAACACAACTGTGGATAAGCTCAGTCTTAAAAATCTGGCTATTGCTTCAGCTTCATCAAAGGTACTTGCATCAACAATGACGTATCCCCATGAG GTTGTGCGGTCAAGGCTGCAAGAACAAGGTCATGCACGCAACTCTGCAAACCATTATACTGGTGTTGCAGATTGCATCAAGAAAGTCTTTCGAAAGGAGGGCTTCCCCGGCTTTTATCGCGGTTGTGCCACAAATTTGTTGAGAACTACTCCTGCGGCTGTTATTACATTCACTAGTTATGAGATGATTCAAAGATTTTTACGGCAAGTTCTTCCACCAGAACAAAATCACTCATGA
- the LOC120280153 gene encoding probable leucine-rich repeat receptor-like protein kinase At1g68400, which translates to MAAKKKKKKKKKEQRSIFLQCLLILLLLLLHCSHSNGAPSLSSDLAALLTFKSLSDSSNHLLTWNSSSPFPCSSWIGISCSQSRITGLVLESLALSGAAIAPLSNLTELRVLNLKSNHLSGPIPDLSSLSALKLLFLSNNSLSGLIPSSLSSLSRLYRLDLSFNLLSGQIPLSLNHLPHLLTLHLNSNNLSGPIPVLSLPNLQDLNLSSNSLTGPIPPSLSSFPPASFAGNPTGSPTTTTTTVSSSPGSKPDQGIHHSGMSHAALIAIIAGDLAALLIAFTILFLYFWRKIGSKPPSHHLHEGEKIVFSSSPYAGIERGHMVFFDETPARFELEDLLRASAEMLGKGGYGTAYKAVLQDKNIVAVKRLRETGSGLGKREFEQRMEILGRIQHPNLVSLKAYYYAPDEKLLVYEFMPGGSVFALIHGNRGPGRTPVGWEVRLRVALAAARALAHIHTASRSPRLAHGNVKTTNILLDKAGTARLSDFGLSTLGPSSTARCCGYRAPEAPSAERPWASQRADVYAFGVVLLELLTGRAASEMVDLPRWVQSVVREEWTAEVFDLELLRCKGIEEQMVAMLQLALGCTAIVPDQRPKIRHVVRMIEDISSGGIGDASVSPSLDSFDSVSDSPSVSEESGRARDVTLSSC; encoded by the exons ATGgcggcgaagaagaagaagaagaagaagaagaaggaacagAGGTCGATCTTTCTCCAATGCCTTCtcattctcctcctcctcctcctacaTTGCTCTCATTCCAATGGCGCTCCCTCCCTCTCCTCCGACCTCGCCGCCCTCCTCACCTTCAAATCCCTCTCCGATTCCTCAAACCACCTCCTCACCTGGAACTCCTCCTCCCCCTTCCCCTGCTCCTCCTGGATCGGCATCTCATGCTCCCAATCCCGCATCACTGGCCTCGTTCTCGAATCCCTCGCCCTCTCCGGCGCCGCCATTGCCCCTCTCTCCAACCTCACCGAGCTCCGCGTACTCAACCTCAAATCCAACCATCTCTCCGGCCCAATCCCCGATCTCTCCTCCCTCTCCGCCCTCAAactcctcttcctctccaaCAACTCCCTCTCCGGCCTCATCCCCTCCTCCCTCTCCTCCCTCTCCCGTCTCTACCGCCTCGATCTCTCCTTCAACCTCCTCTCCGGCCAGATCCCTCTCTCCTTGAACCATTTACCCCATCTCCTCACCCTCCATCTCAACTCCAACAACCTCTCCGGCCCGATCCCCGTCCTCTCCCTCCCCAATCTACAAGACCTAAACCTCTCCTCAAATTCCCTCACCGGCCCCATCCCACCCTCACTCTCCTCCTTCCCACCGGCGTCATTCGCCGGAAATCCCACCGGAtcccccaccaccaccaccaccaccgtcTCCTCATCCCCAGGATCTAAACCAGATCAGGGCATCCACCACTCTGGAATGAGCCACGCCGCCCTAATCGCTATCATCGCCGGCGACCTCGCAGCTCTCCTCATCGCCTTCACGATCCTCTTCCTCTACTTCTGGCGCAAGATCGGATCCAAACCTCCATCTCATCACCTCCACGAAGGCGAGAAGATCGTCTTCTCCTCCAGCCCTTACGCCGGCATCGAGAGAGGCCACATGGTGTTCTTCGATGAAACCCCGGCGCGCTTCGAGCTCGAAGACCTCCTCCGAGCTTCCGCCGAGATGCTCGGCAAGGGCGGTTACGGGACCGCTTATAAAGCCGTGCTCCAAGATAAGAACATCGTTGCTGTGAAACGTCTTCGGGAAACGGGCTCAGGCTTAGGGAAACGCGAATTCGAGCAACGAATGGAGATTCTCGGCCGGATCCAGCACCCGAATCTCGTTTCCCTCAAAGCTTATTACTATGCTCCTGATGAGAAGCTTCTCGTGTACGAGTTCATGCCTGGCGGTAGCGTTTTCGCTCTAATCCACG ggaacagggggCCGGGGAGGACACCGGTGGGGTGGGAGGTGAGGCTTCGGGTGGCGCTAGCGGCGGCGCGTGCGCTGGCGCACATCCACACAGCGAGCCGCTCGCCGAGGCTAGCTCACGGCAACGTCAAGACCACCAACATCCTCCTCGACAAGGCCGGCACGGCGCGCCTCTCCGACTTCGGTCTATCTACGCTCGGCCCATCGTCAACCGCGCGGTGCTGTGGCTACCGCGCGCCGGAGGCGCCATCCGCCGAGCGGCCGTGGGCGTCACAGCGCGCAGACGTGTACGCGTTCGGCGTCGTGTTGCTGGAGTTGCTGACGGGGCGCGCGGCGTCGGAGATGGTGGACTTGCCGCGGTGGGTTCAGTCGGTGGTGCGGGAGGAGTGGACGGCGGAGGTGTTTGATCTGGAGCTCTTGCGGTGCAAGGGAATAGAGGAGCAGATGGTGGCGATGCTCCAGCTGGCGCTTGGATGCACGGCCATTGTGCCAGATCAACGGCCTAAGATTAGACACGTAGTTAGAATGATTGAGGATATTAGTTCCGGCGGAATAGGGGATGCTTCTGTGTCGCCGTCTCTTGACTCGTTTGACTCGGTGTCTGACTCGCCGTCTGTTTCTGAAGAAAGTGGACGGGCTCGTGACGTAACTCTTTCTAGTTGTTGA
- the LOC120281345 gene encoding delta(7)-sterol-C5(6)-desaturase-like: MGSSDEYLQRFVAETDWYNSIVLGNLLPDSVWKPLPRPLQIWLRDYIGGTALYFISGFLWCFYIYYLKRNVYLPKDAIPSNRAMLLQIIVAMKAMPWYCALPTLSEYMVEKGWTRCFSSISEVGWPAYIAYTAVYLVFCEFGIYWAHRELHDIKPLYKHLHATHHIYNKQNTLSPFAGLAFHPLDGILQAVSHVIALFIIPTQFTTHIALLFLEAVWTANIHDCIHAKLWPVMGAGYHTIHHTTYRHNYGHYTIWMDWMFGTLRDPEEDLKKDE, encoded by the exons ATGGGGAGTTCCGACGAATACCTGCAGCGTTTCGTGGCGGAGACTGACTGGTACAACAGCATTGTGCTTGGGAACCTACTGCCGGACTCCGTCTGGAAGCCTCTCCCTCGGCCGCTCCAGATCTGGCTCCGAGACTACATCGGCGGCACCGCGCTCTACTTCATATCTGGATTCCTCTGGTGCTTCTACATTTACTACTTGAAGCGCAACGTCTACCTCCCTAAAG ATGCTATACCATCAAACAGGGCCATGCTCCTGCAAATAATAGTTGCAATGAAGGCTATGCCTTGGTATTGTGCACTCCCAACGCTATCTGAGTACATGGTTGAAAAGGGATGGACAAGATGTTTCTCTAGTATAAGTGAAGTTGGTTGGCCTGCCTACATTGCTTACACAGCTGTTTATCTTGTCTTTTGTGAATTTGGAATTTACTGGGCGCACCGGGAGTTGCATGACATAAAACCATTGTACAAGCATCTTCATGCAACTCATCACATCTATAACAAACAAAATACTCTTTCACCATTTGCTG GATTGGCATTCCATCCGTTGGATGGCATACTGCAAGCGGTTTCTCACGTGATCGCCCTATTCATCATCCCGACACAATTCACAACTCACATAGCATTGCTCTTCCTCGAGGCGGTTTGGACCGCCAACATTCATGACTGCATCCACGCCAAGCTCTGGCCTGTAATGGGCGCTGGCTACCACACAATTCACCACACAACCTATCGCCACAACTACGGTCACTACACGATTTGGATGGATTGGATGTTCGGCACCCTTCGTGACCCCGAGGAGGACCTAAAGAAGGATGAATGA
- the LOC120279966 gene encoding protein SAR DEFICIENT 1-like — MTESLKSFCLALEPVLRRVVQEEVERGLVHCAILFPRQLQAVETPSLKLTFMQQPSLPIFTSNKIEDEQGNNLQIQLIGTKNGQQYPPQISSSIKIELVVINGDFPGEREDWNANEFNDNIIREREGKRPLLIGDVNLVLKDHATAISIQELIFTDNSSWTRSRKFRIGARVLPESYSGPRIKEAITRGFTVRDHRGELYKKRYPPRLGDEVWRLEKIGKYGAYCRKLSAANINTVQDFLKLSVIDENRLRMILGMAMSDKMWEATIKHARTCRLGEKHYFYRGSCFDIIINPICEIQGVFINGLIYKIEELIPQQRANAQIMAYEAYLNWDKVEEADSFFSGADAAPIPSSKNNALIPTHP; from the exons ATGACTGAATCTTTGAAAAGTTTTTGCTTGGCTTTAGAACCAGTGTTGAGAAGAGTG GTGCAAGAGGAGGTGGAACGTGGACTTGTTCATTGTGCAATCTTGTTTCCAAg ACAATTACAAGCAGTAGAGACTCCAAGCTTGAAACTCACATTCATGCAACAACCTTCACTTCCAATTTTCACTTCCAACAAGATTGAAGATGAACAAGGAAACAATCTCCAAATTCAACTAATTGGCACCAAAAATGGACAACAATATCCACctcaaatttcttcttcaataaaaattgaaCTTGTAGTCATTAATGGAGATTTTCCAGGAGAAAGAGAGGACTGGAATGCAAATGAGTTCAATGATAATATAATTAGAGAAAGGGAAGGCAAAAGGCCATTGCTCATTGGTGATGTTAATCTGGTTCTAAAAGACCATGCAACTGCTATTTCTATTCAAGAACTCATTTTCACTGATAACTCAAGTTGGACTCGAAGCCGGAAATTTCGAATCGGAGCAAGGGTCTTGCCGGAGAGTTATTCCGGTCCGAGGATTAAGGAAGCTATAACCAGAGGTTTCACTGTTAGAGATCATCGCGGAGAAT TGTATAAAAAGAGATACCCTCCTCGACTAGGAGACGAAGTATGGAGGctggaaaagataggaaaatatGGAGCCTACTGCAGGAAGCTCTCGGCAGCAAACATCAACACTGTTCAAGACTTTTTGAAGCTATCAGTCATCGATGAAAATCGCCTCCGAATG ATACTTGGAATGGCAATGTCTGACAAAATGTGGGAAGCAACCATCAAACATGCAAGGACCTGCAGATTAGGGGAGAAGCACTACTTTTATAGAGGTTCTTGTTTCGACATCATCATCAACCCTATATGCGAAATTCAAGGGGTTTTCATCAATGGCTTAATCTACAAAATAGAAGAACTAATTCCACAACAAAGA GCAAATGCACAAATCATGGCTTATGAGGCATACCTGAACTGGGACAAGGTTGAAGAAGCCGATAGTTTCTTTTCAGGAGCTGATGCTGCTCCTATTCCAAGTAGTAAGAATAATGCTCTTATTCCAACTCATCCATAA